One window of Siniperca chuatsi isolate FFG_IHB_CAS linkage group LG15, ASM2008510v1, whole genome shotgun sequence genomic DNA carries:
- the akap12a gene encoding A-kinase anchor protein 12 produces MGDAQSAQREEKGKKDAAAEEESRKVGDAQTEQNIEDKPLKNSGQISEINGKADDSIAEVNSHCEDEIAAEAILLSDGDVSETEKPLKEDKTPLENMEINEKQSPNEADANEDVPLEMIEIDAKQNDINESFRRFFSNIGLKLTVKKGSGEIPTDVREESNQEKPNRPQDIQDTAKETKSENTEQNTDVNIAQDTYDNDSTTCPTLTDITLENVLENAEERTTETKEKMESDNADAATTSPVGEDAHQDATPEEEPHSTSPSSPEEEVVVSSIKRFFTTGIFSGLRKKKKPAEEETTEKEQDTEEKEVVETTEQTVQDQQHDKEEIGQVVEAAAVETEHKENEEVLFAASTQMTDEGKSPTTDPSTIIVTEPEILSSQEKDKVHASPLKRLLSGSSLKKLSKKQRSRKSSDAKLSDSAEHVSDQLLSSTESAENQKEGPTQPTAEAAGEEDGAWASFKKLVTPKKRMKRSSLSNEETQIPGSVEETKPSEGEQISDHSTEEGKKRKDSSVSWEAVLCGSGRRRSRKTSDSEDETPQIDNGDNKQDGGSKHGAESLLESSNENENEILVSSPKHAGSPSEGDGGSTWKSFKRLVTPKRKVKDEDESKDNVQSDSEVTQDESFSIKKLLPGLKKRKSAEKQDQVSSDEAVASGDEDSDTPAVVPLCEFDTVETEVHIQIQADVESHIPEEADYELQQDILDQVSEPVLPCDSLQTETKKVQDNDDALGKQASTSLATNEEPDDLTESISSHQQLSDIPEEGIITETMATPASVTEEAARDDTIAEDLIEITSEAITAPEPALDITLADETEMISAVSQLSSESSKTSGNTTPVPAEYDVIETDVLLQQVVETISISPKAVPVCSDELSSERIVDSVSYQIFETFVKEPTFLEIHRRLDASAINTGLNVEELDAINENAATAQTESISEVNDSVSTEIVSEVPTEEFDTAEIALDELHEVNFTHPEESIKELESIDESYYLVECLSEVNAAVSTDILHEDEEMVPDEGSLVEAHQAETEPAKIDSQEAGSAATVADETKDGAMEQEVQTLTEVEDQIMHKITDQIQPPVEVEDWQELAAVQAAMLDSEERSVQLLDKEVISKDIPVAETVTYELKEETVPLNEVNVDPEKEDELETDAAKTDHVQVTEALEGSVQLPEETVTDELKQTAEHLTEVSAEPENKELLVNAVKTEHVQEPEVLEAVQAPTLDSEDGIAQSLEKKLISEDVPETETVTDEPKEETVPLNEVNLEPVDASNTEHVQEPEVLEAVQAPTLESEDGSVQSLEKKVISEDVPKAETVTDEPKEETVPLNEVNLEPVDASNTEHVQEPEVLEAVQAPTLDSEDGSVQLLEKKAISEDVPKAETVTDEPKEETVPLNEVNLEPVDASNTDHVQEPEVLETVQAPTLDSEDGSVKSLEKNVISLDVPEAETVTDEPTEETLPQIEVNLEPVDASNTEHVQEPEVLEAVQTATLDLLSGSLPSLENEVMSEDIPPAETVTDEPKQTAEHLTEVSVELETKELPENAVKTEHVQEPEVLEAVQAPTLDSEDGSVQSLEKKIISENVPEAETVHQTDEPKEETIPVIEVNIEPVDASNIEHVQEPEVLQAVSATSDLEAGSLLSLEKEVISEHIPAVETVTDEPKQEIEVRVEPEEKLPVEAAKTKHVQEPEVLPSDVKDIVTETKTEEGALMYVHVVTESTEGGSAEELQKQILLEDVPKPDADNVITSVTDEIESEVVAQLDQALEIAGDQKTEIMPKDVEQEDCIPEVVDELQTLTAFHVSSINEEASNVQVLEKTVISEETPAPCVDTAAVTDEPKHEVHLSAVQVSVEGEKEKELPSTEIKTAAFEHAVVAQVVTCNLKEVSVAIPDVLIEKTSDITEPLIDRVASELLFKEEVESATPLVKDDVAETAEEGSVVVMMHVPSVKFEDNHRIQMQVVDVDIKSAETIVDTVLEAGVKEAKKVIDVCHEMVKKVDNLSATPEIEEELINEENKVTIQQVIQHIKENLPETIPESVVINLEQELIKQSDAVTEVSELVESETNEVKDQEAMEDSSGIFRGRQDEAPTVISDDSVSEDLMQTPDIPGSLDVSIYDNKEDLEETKAEQEKSEAGVTIEEVKSSLEELDVNKNYEQAQSPQIAQSPIVKPTNTGLVVPQNTGIISSIGNVESPSSLSLEFKLNIQFGQAKAQASPLPTTERIEPVKQTDMPEVGVQAVQPVKPINPTERAESQKQKELTEVAVQVTEITEPAANLDSTERVVFTTQPVLLDISSQVMEKIEPVEEIKSTERATSSVQATETIQPVRQTEKRAVFLSQPVLSEVCNQETKAEELVKQIEEENDQDVWVDAEEVIYTQKETEVSLLEVEESLEPPAERNQEEKAGFEHEVEVASKTKEEGSQQEMHKTGGMCEIESEGEDFAVALEHPETATASPLQWD; encoded by the exons ATGGGAGACGCTCAGTCTGCGCAACGGGAGGAAAAGGGAAAGAAGGATGCAGCGgctgaggaggagagcagaaaaGTGGGTGATGCTCAAACTGAGCAGAATATTGAAGACAAG CCTCTCAAAAACAGTGGGCAGATCTCTGAGATCAATGGAAAAGCAGACGACTCTATAGCAGAAGTTAATAGTCACTGTGAGGATGAGATCGCTGCAGAGG CTATCCTTTTATCAGATGGAGAtgtttcagaaacagaaaaaccaCTAAAAGAAGATAAAACACCATTAGAAAATATGGAAATTAATGAAAAGCAATCACCTAATGAAGCTGATGCTAATGAAGATGTACCCCTGGAAATGATTGAAATTGATGCAAAGCAGAATGACATCAATGAAAGTTTTAGGAGATTTTTCAGTAACATTGGTTTGAAATTGACTGTAAAGAAGGGCTCAGGTGAAATACCAACAGATGTGCGTGAAGAGAGCAACCAAGAAAAACCAAACAGACCACAAGACATCCAGGATACCGCAAAGGAAACCAAAAGTGAAAATACTGAACAGAATACTGATGTGAACATAGCACAGGACACTTATGATAATGATTCAACAACATGTCCTACCCTGACAGACATTACATTGGAGAACGTTCTAGAAAATGCAGAAGAGAGAACAACAGAAACCAAAGAGAAAATGGAATCTGATAATGCAGATGCAGCAACAACTTCACCTGTAGGAGAAGACGCACACCAGGATGCCACACCTGAAGAAGAGCCACATTCCACATCTCCATCTAGTCCTGAAGAAGAGGTGGTCGTATCTTCaattaaaagattttttacAACTGGAATCTTTTCTGGACTAcggaagaaaaagaaacctgCAGAAGAAGAGACAACTGAGAAAGAACAAGACACTGAGGAAAAGGAAGTCGTAGAGACGACAGAACAAACTGTTCAAGACCAACAACACGATAAAGAAGAGATTGGTCAAGTTGTTGAGGCAGCTGCAGTTGAGACAGAACATAAAGAAAATGAGGAGGTCCTGTTTGCAGCATCCACTCAGATGACGGATGAAGGGAAATCACCTACCACGGATCCATCAACCATTATTGTCACTGAGCCTGAAATTCTGAGTTCTCAAGAGAAGGACAAAGTTCATGCAAGTCCTCTAAAAAGGCTGCTGTCAGGGTCTAGTTTAAAGAAACTctcaaaaaagcaaagaagcaGGAAGTCAAGTGATGCAAAGCTGTCTGACTCTGCAGAACATGTTTCAGATCAGCTCCTGTCATCTACTGAGTCAGCTGAGAATCAGAAAGAAGGACCTACACAACCCACAGCAGAGGCAGCAGGAGAGGAAGATGGTGCATGGGCTTCCTTCAAAAAACTTGTGACTCCAAAAAAGCGCATGAAGAGATCCTCCTTGAGCAATGAAGAGACACAAATCCCAGGTTCAGTGGAGGAAACAAAACCAAGTGAAGGAGAGCAAATATCAGATCACAGCACAGAAgaaggcaaaaaaagaaaagactcatcTGTTTCATGGGAAGCTGTTTTGTGTGGCTCTGGAAGGAGAAGAAGCCGAAAAACGTCAGATTCTGAGGACGAAACACCTCAAATTGATAACGGTGATAACAAGCAAGACGGTGGATCTAAACATGGTGCAGAATCGCTCCTAGAAAGTTCTaatgagaatgaaaatgaaattttagtCTCCTCCCCCAAACATGCAGGAAGTCCTTCAGAGGGTGACGGAGGGTCAACATGGAAATCATTTAAAAGACTTGTCACCCCAAAAAGGAAAGTCAAGGATGAGGATGAAAGCAAAGACAATGTACAATCTGACAGTGAAGTTACTCAAGATGAGTCCTTCTCAATAAAGAAACTTCTACCAGGACTAAAAAAGAGGAAGTCTGCTGAAAAACAAGACCAAGTATCTTCAGATGAGGCTGTAGCTTCAGGTGATGAAGACTCTGACACACCAGCTGTGGTTCCATTGTGTGAGTTTGATACAGTTGAGACAGAGGttcacatacaaatacaagCAGATGTAGAAAGTCATATACCTGAGGAAGCAGACTATGAACTCCAACAAGACATCCTTGATCAGGTATCTGAACCAGTCCTACCCTGTGACAGTCTgcaaactgaaacaaagaaagTCCAAGACAATGATGATGCTTTAGGAAAACAGGCATCTACATCCCTTGCTACAAATGAAGAACCTGATGATCTAACAGAATCAATCAGTAGTCATCAACAACTCAGTGACATTCCAGAGGAGGGCATAATTACAGAGACCATGGCCACTCCAGCTTCAGTCACTGAGGAGGCAGCTAGAGATGACACTATAGCAGAGGACCTGATAGAGATCACATCTGAGGCCATTACTGCACCAGAGCCTGCCTTAGACATTACCTTGGCAGATGAAACTGAGATGATCTCTGCAGTTTCCCAGTTATCTTCAGAGTCGTCCAAAACATCCGGCAACACAACACCTGTCCCAGCAGAATATGATGTCATTGAAACAGATGTGCTCCTGCAACAGGTTGTTGAAACCATCTCCATAAGCCCAAAGGCAGTCCCAGTTTGTTCAGATGAGCTAAGCTCTGAAAGAATAGTTGATTCTGTCTCATATCAAATATTCGAAACATTTGTAAAAGAGCCAACATTTCTGGAAATACACAGAAGATTAGATGCAAGTGCCATTAACACAGGTCTAAATGTTGAAGAACTGGATGCAATTAATGAAAATGCAGCTACAGCCCAAACAGAGAGCATATCTGAAGTCAATGACTCTGTTTCCACAGAGATTGTATCTGAAGTTCCTACTGAGGAGTTTGACACTGCTGAAATTGCTCTAGATGAACTACATGAGGTCAActttacacatccagaagaAAGCATAAAAGAATTAGAAAGTATTGATGAGAGCTATTATCTGGTGGAATGCCTATCAGAGGTAAATGCGGCTGTGTCTACAGATATATTACATGAAGATGAAGAAATGGTCCCAGATGAAGGTTCTCTAGTTGAGGCACATCAAGCTGAAACAGAGCCTGCAAAAATTGACTCTCAAGAAGCAGGTTCAGCTGCTACAGTAGCAGACGAAACTAAGGATGGGGCTATGGAGCAGGAAGTCCAAACCCTGACAGAAGTTGAAGATCAAATCATGCACAAAATTACTGATCAAATTCAACCACCAGTAGAGGTGGAGGACTGGCAAGAATTAGCAGCTGTACAAGCTGCCATGTTAGATTCAGAGGAGCGTAGTGTTCAATTGCTTGACAAGGAAGTAATCTCAAAGGACATACCAGTAGCTGAAACAGTTACATATGAACTTAAAGAGGAAACAGTGCCTCTAAATGAAGTCAATGTTGACCCAGAAAAGGAAGATGAACTAGAAACAGATGCTGCCAAAACTGATCATGTTCAAGTAACAGAAGCATTAGAGGGTAGTGTTCAGTTACCAGAAGAAACAGTCACAGATGAACtcaaacagacagcagagcatCTCACTGAAGTCAGTGCTGAGCCAGAAAACAAAGAACTACTAGTGAATGCTGTCAAAACTGAACATGTTCAAGAACCAGAAGTCTTAGAAGCTGTTCAAGCACCCACATTAGATTCAGAGGATGGCATTGCTCAGTCACTTGAAAAAAAGTTAATATCAGAGGATGTTCCTGAGACAGAAACAGTTACAGATGAACCCAAAGAGGAGACAGTACCTCTCAATGAAGTCAATCTTGAGCCAGTGGATGCTTCCAACACTGAACATGTTCAAGAACCAGAAGTATTAGAAGCTGTACAAGCACCCACATTAGAGTCAGAGGATGGCAGTGTTCAATCACTTGAAAAAAAGGTAATATCAGAGGATGTTCCCAAGGCAGAAACAGTTACAGATGAACCCAAAGAGGAGACAGTACCTCTCAATGAAGTCAATCTTGAGCCAGTGGATGCTTCCAACACTGAACATGTTCAAGAACCAGAAGTATTAGAAGCTGTACAAGCACCCACATTAGATTCAGAGGATGGCAGTGTTCAATTACTTGAAAAAAAGGCAATATCAGAGGATGTTCCCAAGGCAGAAACAGTTACAGATGAACCCAAAGAGGAGACAGTACCTCTCAATGAAGTCAATCTTGAGCCAGTGGATGCTTCCAACACTGACCATGTTCAAGAACCAGAAGTATTAGAAACTGTTCAAGCACCCACATTAGATTCAGAGGATGGCAGTGTTAAAtcacttgaaaaaaatgtaatatcatTGGATGTTCCCGAGGCAGAAACAGTTACAGATGAACCCACAGAGGAGACACTACCTCAAATTGAAGTCAATCTTGAGCCAGTGGATGCTTCCAACACTGAACATGTTCAAGAACCAGAAGTATTAGAAGCTGTACAAACAGCCACATTAGATTTATTGTCTGGTAGCCTTCCATCACTTGAAAATGAAGTAATGTCAGAGGATATTCCACCAGCAGAAACAGTCACAGATGAACCCAAACAGACAGCAGAACATCTCACTGAAGTCAGTGTTGAGCTAGAAACCAAAGAACTACCAGAGAATGCTGTCAAAACTGAACATGTTCAAGAACCAGAAGTATTAGAAGCTGTTCAAGCACCCACATTAGATTCAGAGGATGGCAGTGTTCAAtcacttgaaaaaaaaattatatcagAGAACGTTCCCGAGGCAGAAACAGTTCATCAAACAGATGAACCCAAAGAGGAGACAATACCTGTCATTGAAGTCAATATTGAGCCAGTGGATGCTTCCAACATTGAACATGTTCAAGAACCAGAAGTATTACAAGCTGTATCAGCCACATCAGATTTAGAGGCTGGTAGCCTCCTGTCACTTGAAAAGGAAGTCATATCAGAGCATATTCCAGCAGTGGAAACAGTTACAGATGAACCCAAACAGGAAATTGAAGTGAGGGTTGAGCCAGAAGAGAAACTACCAGTGGAAGCTGCCAAAACTAAACATGTTCAAGAACCAGAAGTATTACCATCTGATGTAAAAGATATTGTAACTGAAACCAAAACTGAGGAAGGGGCAttaatgtatgtgcatgtagTCACAGAAAGTACTGAGGGAGGCAGTGCTGAGGAACTTCAAAAGCAAATATTGTTAGAAGACGTTCCCAAACCAGACGCTGACAATGTCATTACTTCAGTTACAGATGAAATTGAGAGTGAAGTTGTGGCACAACTGGATCAGGCTTTAGAGATAGCAGGGGATCAGAAAACTGAGATAATGCCAAAAGATGTTGAGCAGGAAGACTGCATCCCTGAAGTTGTCGATGAGTTACAAACATTAACAGCATTTCATGTATCCTCTATAAATGAGGAGGCAAGTAATGTTCAGGTCCTAGAAAAGACTGTCATTTCTGAAGAAACCCCAGCACCTTGTGTAGACACTGCTGCAGTTACTGATGAACCCAAACATGAAGTGCATCTCAGTGCAGTGCAAGTCAGTGttgagggagaaaaagaaaaagaacttcCAAGCACTGAGATAAAAactgctgcatttgagcatgCCGTGGTGGCACAAGTAGTCACATGTAATCTCAAAGAGGTCTCTGTTGCAATACCTGATGTTTTGATAGAGAAAACATCAGACATTACTGAACCCTTGATTGACAGAGTGGCAAGTGAGCTACTGTTCAAGGAGGAAGTTGAGAGTGCCACACCATTAGTGAAAGATGATGTGGCTGAGACAGCAGAGGAAGGCAGTGTGGTTGTGATGATGCATGTGCCATCAGTAAAGTTTGAGGACAATCACAGAATTCAAATGCAGGTGGTCGATGTCGATATAAAATCAGCTGAGACAATTGTGGACACAGTGCTAGAAGCAGGGGTAAAAGAAGCCAAAAAAGTCATAGATGTTTGTCATGAAATGGTAAAAAAGGTAGACAATCTCTCTGCAACTCCAGAGATTGAAGAGGAATTAATTAATGAGGAAAACAAGGTGACCATTCAACAAGTTATTCAACACATAAAGGAGAACTTACCAGAGACAATACCGGAATCAGTGGTTATCAACTTGGAACAAGAACTTATAAAACAGTCAGATGCTGTAACAGAAGTGAGTGAGTTGGttgaaagtgaaacaaatgaaGTGAAGGATCAAGAAGCGATGGAGGATAGTAGTGGGATATTCAGGGGAAGACAAGATGAAGCACCCACTGTCATCAGTGATGACTCTGTGTCTGAGGATCTCATGCAAACACCTGATATTCCAGGAAGTTTAGATGTCTCTATCTATGATAACAAAGAGGATTTGGAGGAAACTAAAGCTGAACAGGAAAAATCAGAAGCAGGTGTCACAATAGAAGAGGTCAAATCATCTTTAGAGGAATTAGATGTGAATAAAAATTATGAACAAGCTCAAAGTCCACAAATTGCCCAAAGTCCAATTGTAAAACCTACTAACACTGGATTAGTAGTCCCCCAAAACACTGGAATAATCTCATCAATAGGTAATGTAGAGTCCCCTTCAAGTCTTTCTTTAGAATTCAAACTTAACATACAGTTTGGACAAGCAAAGGCACAAGCTTCTCCATTACCAACAACAGAGAGAATTGAACCcgtgaaacagacagacatgcctGAAGTTGGAGTTCAGGCAGTACAGCCTGTAAAGCCAATAAATCCAACAGAAAGAGCTGAGAGCCAAAAACAGAAAGAGCTAACTGAGGTTGCTGTTCAGGTAACAGAAATCACAGAACCAGCGGCAAACTTAGATTCAACAGAAAGAGTTGTGTTCACGACTCAACCTGTACTGCTGGATATCAGCAGCCAAGTGATGGAAAAAATAGAACCCGTAGAAGAAATCAAATCAACAGAGAGAGCAACCTCCAGTGTCCAGGCAACAGAAACAATACAACCAGTAaggcaaacagagaaaagagcagTGTTCCTGAGTCAGCCAGTACTCTCTGAAGTTTGTAAccaagaaacaaaagcagaagagCTTGTTAAACAAATAGAGGAGGAAAATGACCAGGATGTGTGGGTGGATGCTGAGGAAGTCATTTACActcaaaaagaaacagaggtgTCCCTTCTTGAGGTGGAGGAATCTCTAGAACCTCCAGCAGAACGTAACCAAGAGGAAAAGGCAGGATTTGAACATGAGGTTGAAGTGGCTTCCAAGACTAAGGAAGAAGGAAGTCAACAGGAAATGCACAAAACAGGAGGAATGTGTGAAATTGAGAGTGAAGGTGAAGATTTTGCTGTTGCACTTGAACATCCTGAAACTGCAACTGCCAGCCCACTGCAGTGGGATTAA